The Fusarium musae strain F31 chromosome 10, whole genome shotgun sequence genome window below encodes:
- a CDS encoding hypothetical protein (EggNog:ENOG41) translates to MSDPTGTAGTALGATSLFLQIFQGCVDGFSVWQKGEALASDALIFKARLEMQAARFKAWGLDWGFDRGPDAACWRDNRFIENGDLAVKYVVIIYGFLDSLGELSQEFPVLASAENVPVSAATSLGAMLRMAFKDSQEREEWAKKLEAMRDEAKVSEKLRWALKEGEITKTLELLETMIDDLCKFFKPPENDPVALQVANSLLSSLNITKLNAVAAGAPDDSMLQSLALLKVMVLQLQLGARNAEKVDEKDRSLRETGQLDERTRRSAGVFRKGTTSTDVLVEWKLIDGSHIPPGHTAATYRAMAGNRIKNLARLLKWSSRLGDLRTLDCIGVITRDGLSDDEVRYGIIFSTPTKKYKTLKTILEGPQDNIYLDDWFRVAKSVTRAVLCLHLAGWLHKGLRSENILYFQDDAGNISYEEPYLAGFEYSREISAPGQTEGVTDDLEANLYRHEEVQGVPKEPSDDDQGEPAKTSFAMKHDIYSIGILLLELGLQKPMIQLYEEAIQTENYEHSAAAFRKWILSKALPKLGRSRGKEYMRATELCLESEFEGTSADELQQAFYKSVRLRLPINILQHPRQSLLPLTALFAQQHITPYSPHFLMDGGSRRRGGRGGNRRGFSSRGGGRGGGRSNQPRNPKIKTENEDVEMASPSPAPPLTEEPTSRRFDSLLENNKVNPLIVRTITNDMKFEFMTPVQAATMDELLPPNRSDCLVQARTGTGKTMAFLIPALQTMINQNRAAGDGISLLVISPTRELALQISAEAKKVLQGLPKYRVQVAIGGTNKDREERAILAGCEILIATPGRLLDHMSNEDIVYSMRKLNTLVLDEADRLLDMGFMKDLRDIVGRLPDKTKSDRQGMLFSATIAPHVEQVAGLVLSPGYKFISTIPAGEANTHERVPQFLVQVPTFGDVAPAMVGCIREEATRGQAFKAILFAPTAAIADFYGRLLEDLPGLPPVSILHSRMSQNKRTKITNDYRTARNAILVATDVVARGMDFPGVTTVIQVGMPADKQSYIHRLGRTARADAEGRGILIVSDAEGFFPKYSLKEINLLPREADLSPSSDVIEVAEKMEDDEKSRVYQAWLGYYNSHMKSLRWDKEELVRQANVYAREGLGSPDVPTIQKSTASKMGLRGVRGLNTVADRPRQKHGAPGGHGDNGRGKRGRN, encoded by the exons ATGTCTGATCCAACAGGTACAGCTGGCACCGCTCTCGGGGCGACcagtctcttcctccaaatCTTCCAAGGGTGCGTTGATGGTTTTTCTGTATGGCAAAAAGGCGAAGCGCTAGCCTCCGACGCGCTTATTTTCAAAGCTCGTCTCGAGATGCAAGCTGCTCGATTCAAGGCCTGGGGTCTAGACTGGGGATTTGACCGGGGACCTGACGCGGCTTGTTGGAGAGACAATCGCTTCATCGAGAACGGAGACCTCGCTGTGAAATATGTTGTCATCATCTACGGTTTCTTGGACTCACTTGGTGAACTATCCCAAGAGTTCCCGGTGTTGGCGTCTGCGGAGAATGTCCCTGTTTCAGCGGCGACTTCGCTCGGGGCTATGCTCCGAATGGCGTTTAAGGACTCTCAGGAGCGGGAAGAGTGGgcgaagaagcttgaagcgATGCGCGATGAGGCCAAAGTGTCGGAGAAACTGCGATGGGCTCTCAAAGAAGGGGAGATCACAAAGACactcgagcttcttgagactATGATTGATGATCTCTGCAAGTTCTTCAAACCGCCTGAGAATGACCCCGTCGCGTTGCAAGTTGCGAATTCTCTACTCTCATCGCTCAACATCACTAAGCTGAACGCTGTCGCTGCGGGCGCGCCAGATGACTCGATGCTTCAGAGTCTAGCTCTCCTCAAGGTTATGGTTCTGCAACTTCAACTCGGTGCTCGCAATGCAGAGAAGGTGGATGAGAAAGATAGATCGCTCCGTGAAACAGGACAGCTCGATGAGCGAACGAGGCGATCGGCTGGGGTATTTCGGAAGGGGACGACCTCTACGGATGTTTTGGTGGAGTGGAAACTGATCGATGGTTCTCATATCCCTCCTGGACACACTGCAGCAACGTATCGCGCAATGGCAGGTAATCGCATCAAGAATCTGGCGCGACTTCTCAAatggagctcaaggcttggAGATCTCAGAACATTAGACTGTATTGGAGTCATCACCCGCGATGGGCTgtccgatgatgaagtccgATACGGGATCATCTTCAGCACGCCAACAAAAAAGTACAAAACACTAAAGACTATCCTCGAGGGGCCACAGGACAATATCTACCTCGATGACTGGTTCAGAGTCGCGAAGAGCGTGACGCGAGCGGTGCTGTGTTTGCACCTGGCAGGCTGGCTGCACAAAGGACTTCGCAGCGAAAACATTCTGTACTTCCAGGATGATGCAGGTAACATCTCTTACGAAGAGCCTTACCTAGCCGGTTTCGAGTACAGTCGAGAGATATCAGCGCCAGGGCAAACAGAGGGCGTGACAGATGATCTAGAAGCGAATCTGTACCGAcatgaagaagtccaaggtGTACCTAAAGAGCCTTCGGACGATGATCAAGGGGAACCAGCCAAAACTTCTTTTGCGATGAAGCATGATATCTACAGCATTGGTATTCTTCTGCTCGAGCTCGGACTTCAAAAGCCAATGATCCAGTTGTATGAAGAAGCTATACAGACCGAGAACTACGAGCATTCCGCCGCTGCGTTTCGGAAATGGATACTGAGCAAGGCACTCCCGAAGCTTGGGCGATCAAGAGGAAAAGAGTACATGAGGGCTACAGAGTTATGTCTGGAGTCGGAGTTTGAGGGGACTTCTGCGGATGAGCTGCAACAGGCATTCTACAAGAGCGTT CGCCTTCGTCTTCCCATCAACATCCTTCAACACCCGCGCCAAAGTCTTCTTCCCCTCACAGCACTCTTCGCACAGCAACATATCACCCCTTATTCTCCTCATTTCCTGATGGACGGTGGATCGAGACGTCGCGGCGGTCGCGGCGGCAACCGTCGAGGTTTCAGCTCTCGTGGCGGTGGTCGCGGCGGTGGTCGCTCAAACCAGCCTCGCAACCCAAAGATCAAGACCGAGAATgaggatgtcgagatggCTTCACCCTCGCCTGCGCCGCCGCTCACCGAAGAGCCCACCTCGCGTCGTTTCGACAGCTTGTTGGAGAACAACAAGGTCAACCCTCTCATCGTGCgcaccatcaccaacgacATGAAGTTTGAGTTCATGACGCCCGTCCAAGCCGCGACCATGGATGAGCTTCTGCCCCCGAACCGCAGCGACTGTCTCGTCCAGGCGCGCACCGGCACCGGCAAGACCATGGCATTCTTGATCCCTGCCCTGCAGACTATGATTAACCAGAACAGAGCTGCCGGCGATGGCATTTCGCTACTTGTCATCTCACCGACTCGTGAGCTCGCGCTCCAGATCTCCGCCGAGGCAAAGAAGGTTCTTCAAGGACTGCCCAAGTATCGCGTTCAGGTTGCCATTGGTGGAACGAACAAGGATCGTGAGGAGAGAGCCATTCTCGCTGGTTGTGAGATTCTCATCGCTACGCCTGGTCGTCTTCTGGATCATATGTCCAACGAGGATATCGTTTACAGCATGCGTAAGCTCAACACTCTTGTTCTCGACGAGGCCGACCGTCTTCTCGACATGGGCTTTATGAAGGATCTGCGTGACATTGTCGGCCGTCTTCCCGACAAGACCAAGTCCGACCGACAAGGCATGCTCTTCTCCGCCACCATCGCTCCCCACGTTGAGCAAGTCGCTGGTCTCGTCCTCTCGCCCGGCTACAAGTTTATCTCGACCATTCCCGCTGGTGAAGCCAACACCCACGAGCGCGTTCCCCAGTTCCTCGTCCAGGTCCCCACCTTTGGCGATGTTGCGCCCGCCATGGTTGGCTGTATTCGTGAGGAAGCCACACGCGGCCAGGCCTTCAAGGCGATCCTTTTCGCGCCGACCGCTGCCATCGCTGATTTCTACGGACGCCTTTTGGAGGATCTTCCTGGCCTTCCCCCCGTTTCAATCCTGCACAGCCGCATGAGCCAGAACAAGCGCACAAAAATCACCAACGACTACCGAACTGCTCGCAACGCTATTCTCGTCGCTACCGACGTCGTCGCTCGTGGAATGGACTTCCCCGGCGTCACCACCGTCATCCAAGTCGGTATGCCCGCCGACAAGCAGAGCTACATCCACCGTCTCGGCCGAACAGCACGAGCCGACGCTGAAGGTCGCGGAATCCTTATAGTTTCCGACGCAGAGGGTTTCTTCCCCAAGTACTCCCTCAAAGAAATCAACCTCCTCCCCCGCGAAGCCGATCTCTCACCGAGCAGCGACGTCATCGAAGTCGCcgagaagatggaggatgacgagaaaTCCAGAGTTTACCAAGCTTGGCTGGGCTACTACAACAGCCACATGAAGTCTCTCCGCTGGGACAAGGAGGAGCTCGTCCGACAAGCCAACGTTTACGCACGCGAGGGTCTGGGGTCGCCTGACGTGCCTACTATTCAGAAGAGCACGGCTAGCAAGATGGGACTGAGGGGTGTGCGGGGGCTGAACACGGTTGCTGATCGACCTCGTCAGAAACATGGTGCTCCTGGTGGACACGGAGATAATGGACGCGGAAAGCGAGGACGCAACTAG